One region of Phragmites australis chromosome 18, lpPhrAust1.1, whole genome shotgun sequence genomic DNA includes:
- the LOC133898556 gene encoding two-component response regulator ORR12-like encodes MSTSKDGNNSKGTSVENVTVDASPHVLIVDDSLVDRCVVSMALKRCNIQVTDVEGPKQALEVLDAEHDVKMIVTGYGLLMEDYFTFVSIQKSPKLRHLPVVIVSFDNILERIKMCLDGDPMEYILKPVKAADVPRILSYI; translated from the exons ATGTCGACCTCTAAGGATGGAAATAATTCCAAAGGAACTAGTGTGGAGAATGTCACGGTTGATGCATCTCCTCATGTTCTCATAGTTGATGATTCCCTTGTTGATCGTTGTGTTGTTTCCATGGCCTTAAAGCGTTGTAACATACAAG TGACTGATGTGGAAGGTCCCAAGCAGGCCTTGGAGGTTTTGGATGcg GAACATGATGTGAAGATGATTGTGACTGGCTATGGCCTCCTTATGGAAGATTACT TTACATTTGTTTCCATTCAAAAATCACCCAAGCTGAGGCACCTCCCAGTGGTGATTGTATCCTTTGATAACATTCTAGAAAGGATCAAAAT GTGCTTGGATGGAGACCCGATGGAGTACATCTTGAAGCCTGTCAAGGCTGCTGATGTGCCTCGCATTTTGAGCTACATATGA